The sequence attttccatacgaGACATGTTACAATTATGAATCAAAAACGTATTTTCCATGCTTGTAAACAATTCACTTTGCTGTAACACCTTATTGCGAAAGTTGGGAGGCCTTCGGTTCGGGTGTTGCAGACCATAGGGAAGCCGCCGAGCGAAGACTTTTTTCGGGTAGATTTTTTGATTGGTACCAAAGGATCAGGTTCAGAACGATAGACCAGGTACGCAGGGGCGTAATGATGAAGGCCAGCGTGCCGTAAGCATTCCAAAAGATGAGAGCCAGAAGCAGTTCCACGAGCATAATCAACAGGAAGGGTAGATTTTGCCAGGTGGCGGCAAGGAAGCCGAGCTTCTTTTCTGCACTGGCTGGTCCGCGATATAATCTGCAAGTTGAAAAGGATAGTTTTAGGATGAACGTGTTATATTTACGGTTTTATTGCTGTTGGAACCTTTTATGTGCATTGTTGGCGTAGATTATCATGAGCGGGAATTGACAAAACATCAATtggaagaatccgtagaagtaGGTCAATGTACCCGGAAGGAATGTGCCGTTGACGAAAATGCCCCACACGAAAACTACTCCCATGTGGCCGTCGATCACTTCGCCGAAGGACCACGGACCGCAGGTCACGAAGAGGCAGTAGCCGATTAGGGGAAACACCAATCGATCTACTGTGGAAAGAATCCACATCTTTCGAATCCAACCACGGCAGCAGTAGCTTCGAAATCGGGGTCGAGCAATTGAGCCATCTAGAGAATAAAGAAGTCGGTTTTAACTACCGTGACTCGCATAACCGATAACAAGTAGAGTAATCTAACCAATATTATTCGATTCAAATCAGGATAATAATACTCACTTTTGACAAGCATATGCCAAATCCGGAAAACGCATAGCGGCAACAAGCAGGTAATCAATGCCAGACTGAAGAACACTTGGAATATTTTGTTTGTGTCGTACATCAGTACGAAACGAGCCAGCGTGCTGAACTTCCGTCTCGATCCATCCAGCGTGAATTCCTGTTCGACCACTCGATACCTGCCCTCCTCGTCGCGTATGAACACCGATATTTTGTGCAATCCTTGTGCATATCTTTCCGGGGACCAAGGTACCACGAATAGCTCTCGACTAACCCGGGTGCAGTCGACCCATTCGTCCGGATCGACCTTAACTTGACACTCGGTAATTTTTGCCGGTGAAAAGGCTAACAAACGGATGTGGGTGGATTCAAGCGGCAAATGCGAATTTTCCTTACCCGGTATGTTGAAGAGAACATTCTTCGGGTTCGTTATCAAGACCACAGGCCAATTGTTGTGCTGCAAATCTACGAAAGAGAACTGACCGTGGTCAAATGCAGCAAGACGATACATACGGTTCTTCATCCAATCGCCCAGTTCTAATTCCAGGAATCCTTCGTTTTGCATAGTGTACATGTGTGGGACCGCTCCTCCCAGCTTATGAAAGTGACCACAGAGATATGCATATCCTTCCTGATACTTTCCAATCAAGTTGCGAATGCCACTGGTTCCTAAGCCAGGCGTTAATATACATGACGTTGGATAGTGTCCGAACCAGATGGTGTAGTTTGTTTCCATAGCTCGGGATTTTTCCGCAAGACCAATAATATGCTGAGTTTCGTTCATAGAAAGCATTCCCACAAAATTGAAAGGCCGTTTCGGCCCCGGGTCCAGACAGGCATCCACAGCAATGAAACTGTAGCGTTCGCCATCCTTCGTCACCTGATGCAAATACGATCGGGGATGATTCTTCCCTTGTGCGGAATAGTTGGTGAAAAGATCCTGTTTTGTCTGCAGCGCAGGAACATTGAAATTGTCGTGATTGCCACGGATATCCAACCAGGCTGTTTTGCTGAGAACATCCGTATCCTTGAGGACATCCCGGTACCAACGCCATTCTTGCTCATGTTGCTTCGAGCCGAGAAAATTCGCAGTTTTTGCATCTGTTAGGTCCCCTGAAGCCAAGACGACCGAAGGTCGAATAATGTCTACCGTACGGTtgcaaaattcaatcaaatgggGCACTCGGCTTGGATCTTTGTATAAGCTGATGTGGATGTCGGAAATCTGCAAGCCACATAGACAAAATACTTATGTTGCTTTAAATATTGAGTGGAAAGATATGGAAGAGAAAATATCCCTCCTTGATTAAGCACACTAAAGTGGGTTTTTGCTCACTTTTTCACAACTCACCTGCAAGAACCACATCAGATGCCGTGGGCTATCGTCCAATGTTAGCTGCTTACCGCCGACATTCCATCGCTCTTGTCCTTTGGTATAAGCAGCATTCAATCGTTTGTTCAACTTACTATCCAGTCCGACTAGGTTGGCCACATTCGccacaaaaatcgaaaaaattacGATGAACGCAATCAGCGCAACCGCTGCTGTTGTGAAGCGCATTTTGTTTCAACACCGGATTCCCAAACGAGACGCAATTTTCTGTGCTTTATTTTTCTCGCAACCTCAATGGCCTTCGCAGCGATTTTCAATGACCTTCCTTATTGATTGTTGCAATTCacaatatttttgttatttttcagcACGACTTACAACAAAACTATCCTTACATAAGTACACGTTTAAACAGCATCAATTACCAATCTGTACTTAGGATTCAGAAATTTTCGTTTTGTGAACGTCACAAAGGTATAATTACTtgcaattttgaaagaaaaacacGATTTTATCTTCACCGCACTGATAACGATGATGTAAAAAAGGGAGTTGATGGGAAACACTAAACGAACGGTCAATAAAACAGCGGTACTCTCCTCAGCTGTTTGTTGGAGTGGGTGGTGAAATTCTGGGGTACTGTTATCTTTCGTTCGCACCGTTTGTTTTGTTCATTATTTTCGTTGTGACATTTACCGTTGCTTAGAATTTTGTATGCGGGTTAGAAATAGGGTATGATGTATACTTTTTACTCCTTTTCTCAAACTAAAAAATGCGCATTTTTTACTCTGAAAACAACACAgtaaaaaaagttgttgaatattacatcgaaatcgctGCAACCAACCGAATCCATcggttgttgaatattacactgCGCGATGTACTCGACAGCTTGCTGTGTAATAAGAAGGAGCGATGTAATTTCTATCgacgtaataaataaaatgacgtAATCAAAGCGATGTAGATGCATGTGATGTAAAGCGGCCGGCTATTATGAGCCAGATGCATAGTAGGAATATGTGAATTGAGTTATTCTGGTGATTTCATGTTATCTTTTGAGTTTGTGAATcatgatattttattattttttaaatttgctcataacatacataatttttttctaaaacctTTCTCACAGGACTTGCACAAGATTGCCTACAGATTGAGTTATTTCCATAAAGCTGAAGCACCATGGTACTCTTCGACAGATTGGGATGCTTGACTTCAAGAGCTGTGACCATCATGAACAGCTACATCAGTTCCATATTTCAGCTTTTCAGACAAGTTCCCTGACCGGTGGTATTGTTCGCCGACTGGAAGCCTAGACTGAGGTTCTTCTGAGTAGCCGCTATCAGCTCGTTTGATTTGCTGTCCATGTGTAGCTATCAACTGTAATGACAGGGACAGCGAGTCATCGTGAACACAAACCTCTGATCCATTGAATTGGCGACAGGTGTATTGATTTTCACGTGAAACTCGCAGGTCAGTTCCAGATGAATTACCTTGATACACCTTTTAAAGTATAGAACCGAGCGACACGGAGCTCGGTGATCAAGAAAGACTTCATACGCTGAAAAAGAGAAAACACGTTCAGTAGGGATGATGAGGAGCGATGATATTTATTAGAAAtgaaataaagttttttttttattttcttcaaggaattcttagCTGGTAAAGCATCTTAACCAACTGCGGTATTCCTAGAATTACTTGCCATAATACATATAAAAAGTGGCGTATACACCAGATTACATACTTGTTTTAATTAATTGTTatccatttttctgttttttaggGCGCAGTAGTTCTAATAGCTGTGCTAATAGGTTCTAATAATGTCTTATACCATGAAAAGAGTGTTGCCCAGGagtattttaatcaaatttccaGTAAGATTCCGCTAATAACCTTACGAACCTTGGAACGGTGGGGTTCTAAGAGTATATTTTTAGAATGCCGATTGGAATCTTCCTGGAATTTTGAAGGTAACCCTTGTGGGATTCCAAGTAGaatccttttgaaattttaagGTAAATCCTTCGGTAAAGAACGCTTCAGAGATTTTGATAGAAATCCATTTGGTTTTCCGATGGGAATCCATCTGGGGATCCTGATGGGAATACTTCTGGAATTCCGATGGGATACCtgcttttttaattttattatggtgtttttttttcaattctagaATTAAATTCTTATTGAAATTCTTTGCGGAATCCTTCTGACATACCGGAGTAAAAATTTTCGGTTACTTGATGCAAATATTTCTACGATAAACATCGacagatttctttaaaaaatgtcactcaggatggaaatattatttaagaa comes from Armigeres subalbatus isolate Guangzhou_Male chromosome 2, GZ_Asu_2, whole genome shotgun sequence and encodes:
- the LOC134216678 gene encoding transmembrane protein 62-like, giving the protein MRFTTAAVALIAFIVIFSIFVANVANLVGLDSKLNKRLNAAYTKGQERWNVGGKQLTLDDSPRHLMWFLQISDIHISLYKDPSRVPHLIEFCNRTVDIIRPSVVLASGDLTDAKTANFLGSKQHEQEWRWYRDVLKDTDVLSKTAWLDIRGNHDNFNVPALQTKQDLFTNYSAQGKNHPRSYLHQVTKDGERYSFIAVDACLDPGPKRPFNFVGMLSMNETQHIIGLAEKSRAMETNYTIWFGHYPTSCILTPGLGTSGIRNLIGKYQEGYAYLCGHFHKLGGAVPHMYTMQNEGFLELELGDWMKNRMYRLAAFDHGQFSFVDLQHNNWPVVLITNPKNVLFNIPGKENSHLPLESTHIRLLAFSPAKITECQVKVDPDEWVDCTRVSRELFVVPWSPERYAQGLHKISVFIRDEEGRYRVVEQEFTLDGSRRKFSTLARFVLMYDTNKIFQVFFSLALITCLLPLCVFRIWHMLVKNGSIARPRFRSYCCRGWIRKMWILSTVDRLVFPLIGYCLFVTCGPWSFGEVIDGHMGVVFVWGIFVNGTFLPGTLTYFYGFFQLMFCQFPLMIIYANNAHKRLYRGPASAEKKLGFLAATWQNLPFLLIMLVELLLALIFWNAYGTLAFIITPLRTWSIVLNLILWYQSKNLPEKSLRSAASLWSATPEPKASQLSQ